A genomic stretch from Bradyrhizobium sp. 195 includes:
- a CDS encoding type II secretion system F family protein, with product MVDFLVSKLHDVRFMTMLLAAIAASATVYTLVMPLLAGEGLAKRMKAVASERERIRQRERERLHKNEKVSLRQTPKQLVSKVVEDFNLTKWLAQEAARDKLIMAGYRGHAPYITFLFARMVAPIVLFIGSVIYVFGIAHMEQAMPIKIGICVGAAYLGLQAPMLFLRNAISKRQLSIKRAFPDALDLLLICIESGMSVEMAFRKVATEIVGQSIALSEEFTLTTAELSYLQDRKVAYENLARRTGLEGVKSVCLALQQAERYGTPLGHSLRVMAQENRDMRMNEAEKKAAALPPKLTVPMILFFLPVLFVVILGPTGIKITELH from the coding sequence ATGGTCGATTTCCTCGTCTCGAAACTGCACGACGTACGCTTCATGACCATGCTGCTGGCGGCCATTGCCGCCAGCGCCACCGTGTATACGCTGGTGATGCCACTGCTCGCCGGCGAGGGGCTCGCCAAGCGCATGAAGGCGGTGGCGAGCGAGCGTGAGCGCATTCGGCAGCGCGAGCGTGAGCGCCTTCACAAGAACGAAAAAGTCTCGCTGCGCCAGACCCCGAAGCAGCTCGTCTCCAAGGTCGTCGAGGACTTCAACCTCACCAAATGGCTCGCGCAGGAGGCTGCGCGGGACAAGCTCATCATGGCGGGCTACCGCGGCCATGCGCCCTACATCACCTTCCTGTTTGCCCGCATGGTCGCGCCGATCGTGCTCTTCATCGGCTCGGTCATCTACGTTTTCGGCATCGCGCATATGGAGCAGGCGATGCCGATCAAGATCGGCATCTGCGTCGGCGCCGCCTATCTCGGCCTGCAGGCACCGATGCTGTTCCTCAGGAACGCGATTTCCAAGCGCCAGCTCTCGATCAAGCGCGCCTTTCCCGATGCGCTCGACCTGCTCCTGATCTGCATCGAATCCGGCATGTCGGTCGAGATGGCGTTCAGGAAAGTCGCCACCGAGATCGTGGGACAGTCGATCGCGCTGTCGGAGGAGTTCACGCTGACCACGGCCGAATTGTCCTATCTGCAGGATCGCAAGGTCGCCTATGAGAACCTGGCGCGACGCACCGGCCTCGAGGGCGTCAAGTCGGTGTGTCTCGCGCTTCAGCAGGCGGAGCGCTACGGCACCCCGCTAGGACATTCCTTGCGCGTCATGGCGCAGGAAAACCGCGACATGCGCATGAACGAGGCCGAGAAGAAGGCCGCCGCCCTGCCGCCGAAGCTGACTGTGCCGATGATCTTGTTCTTCCTGCCGGTGCTGTTCGTCGTCATTCTCGGGCCGACCGGCATCAAGATCACCGAACTGCACTGA
- a CDS encoding type II secretion system F family protein, translated as MNMQVLALAFLATAAVGGVAWVFLYPLLSGERKAESRRASISRAEAPTARQAEKTQRSRREQVETTLKDLEARRLQEKSVPLSVRLSQAGLDWTTQKFWLMSAVVAGVFFAAALFAGGGLIGAAGLAFAGGFGLPRWALGFLKKRRESKFLAALPDAVDVIVRGIKAGLPLFESIKVVAADAPEPLRSEFLAIIETQAIGMPLGEACSRLYDRMPLPEANFFGIVVSIQQKSGGNLSEALGNLSKVLRDRKKMREKIQAMSMEAKASAGIIGSLPPIVMFLVYLTTPQYISLLWTHPTGQLMLVACVVWMSIGIMVMKKMINFDF; from the coding sequence ATGAACATGCAAGTCCTCGCCCTCGCATTCCTCGCCACCGCAGCGGTCGGCGGCGTCGCCTGGGTCTTCCTCTATCCGCTGCTGTCCGGGGAACGAAAGGCGGAGAGCCGCCGAGCCTCGATCTCGCGCGCCGAGGCGCCCACGGCACGCCAGGCCGAGAAGACCCAGCGTTCGCGCCGCGAACAGGTCGAGACCACGCTGAAGGATCTCGAAGCGCGACGCCTGCAGGAAAAGAGCGTTCCGCTCAGCGTCCGCCTGTCGCAGGCTGGACTCGACTGGACGACGCAGAAATTCTGGTTGATGTCCGCCGTCGTGGCGGGCGTGTTCTTCGCGGCCGCCCTGTTCGCCGGCGGCGGCCTGATCGGCGCTGCCGGCCTTGCCTTTGCCGGCGGATTCGGGCTGCCGCGCTGGGCGTTGGGCTTCCTGAAGAAGCGTCGCGAGAGCAAGTTCCTGGCGGCGCTGCCGGACGCGGTCGACGTGATCGTCCGCGGCATCAAGGCGGGCCTGCCGCTGTTCGAATCGATCAAGGTCGTTGCCGCCGACGCGCCCGAGCCGCTGCGCAGCGAGTTCCTGGCGATCATCGAGACGCAGGCGATCGGCATGCCCCTCGGCGAGGCCTGCTCGCGGCTCTACGATCGCATGCCGCTGCCGGAGGCCAATTTCTTCGGCATCGTGGTTTCGATCCAGCAGAAGTCGGGCGGCAACCTCTCCGAAGCGCTCGGCAATCTTTCCAAGGTGCTGCGCGACCGCAAGAAGATGAGGGAAAAGATCCAGGCGATGTCGATGGAAGCCAAGGCTTCGGCCGGCATCATCGGCTCCTTGCCGCCGATCGTCATGTTCCTCGTCTATCTCACGACACCGCAATATATCTCGCTGCTTTGGACTCATCCCACCGGCCAGCTGATGCTGGTCGCCTGCGTCGTCTGGATGTCGATCGGCATCATGGTGATGAAGAAGATGATCAACTTCGATTTCTGA
- a CDS encoding CpaF family protein, translating into MFGKRSGTDTDLRAPKPGAVSPEPAQAPAPTVSRAPPPPAVASPPLAPAKAPPPPSMESRRSDNYYEVKATIFGALIEAIDLAQLAKLDSESAREEIRDIVNEIIAIKNIVMSIAEQEELLDDICNDVLGYGPLEPLLSRDDIADIMVNGANTVYIEVAGKIQRTGIRFRDNQQLLNICQRIVSQVGRRVDESSPICDARLADGSRVNAIVPPLSIDGPTLTIRKFKKDKLTLDQLVKFGAISPEGAEILQIIGRVRCNVLISGGTGSGKTTLLNCLTNYIEHDERIITCEDAAELQLQQPHVVRLETRPPNIEGEGQITMRELVRNCLRMRPERIIVGEVRGPEAFDLLQAMNTGHDGSMGTLHANNPREALSRCESMITMGGFSLPSRTIREMICASIDVIVQAARLRDGSRRITHITEVMGMEGDTIITQDIFLYDMVGEDANGKIIGRHRSTGIGRPKFWERARYYGDEKRLAAALDAAEVKPTT; encoded by the coding sequence GTGTTCGGTAAGCGTAGCGGAACAGACACCGACCTTCGGGCGCCCAAGCCCGGCGCCGTGTCGCCCGAGCCTGCCCAGGCTCCGGCGCCGACGGTGTCGCGCGCCCCGCCTCCGCCGGCCGTCGCCTCCCCGCCGCTCGCTCCTGCCAAGGCCCCGCCGCCTCCTTCCATGGAGAGCCGGCGTTCAGACAATTATTACGAGGTCAAGGCGACCATCTTCGGCGCGCTGATCGAGGCGATCGACCTCGCCCAGCTCGCCAAGCTCGATTCGGAGTCCGCGCGCGAGGAAATCCGCGACATCGTCAACGAGATCATCGCGATCAAGAACATCGTGATGTCGATCGCCGAGCAGGAGGAACTGCTCGACGACATCTGCAATGACGTTCTCGGCTACGGTCCGCTCGAGCCGTTGCTGTCGCGCGACGACATCGCCGACATCATGGTCAACGGCGCCAACACCGTCTACATCGAAGTCGCCGGCAAGATCCAGCGCACGGGAATTCGCTTCCGCGACAACCAGCAGCTCCTCAACATCTGCCAGCGCATCGTCAGCCAGGTCGGCCGGCGCGTCGACGAATCCTCGCCGATTTGCGACGCGCGCCTCGCCGACGGCTCCCGCGTCAACGCCATCGTGCCGCCGCTGTCGATCGACGGGCCGACGCTCACCATCCGCAAATTCAAGAAGGACAAGCTGACGCTGGATCAGCTCGTCAAGTTCGGCGCGATCTCACCGGAAGGCGCGGAAATCCTCCAGATCATCGGCCGCGTCCGCTGCAACGTGCTGATTTCCGGCGGTACCGGCTCGGGCAAGACCACGCTGCTCAACTGCCTGACCAACTATATCGAGCACGACGAGCGCATCATCACCTGCGAGGACGCGGCCGAACTACAGCTGCAGCAGCCTCACGTGGTGCGGCTGGAAACCCGTCCGCCCAACATCGAGGGCGAGGGCCAGATCACCATGCGCGAGCTGGTGCGCAACTGTCTGCGTATGCGTCCTGAACGCATCATCGTCGGCGAAGTCCGCGGCCCGGAAGCGTTCGACCTGCTCCAGGCCATGAACACCGGCCACGACGGCTCGATGGGGACGCTGCACGCCAACAACCCCCGCGAGGCGCTGTCGCGCTGCGAATCCATGATCACGATGGGTGGCTTTTCGCTCCCCTCGCGCACCATCCGTGAGATGATCTGCGCCTCCATCGACGTCATCGTCCAGGCCGCGCGCCTGCGCGACGGCTCGCGCCGCATCACCCACATCACCGAGGTGATGGGCATGGAAGGCGACACCATCATCACCCAGGACATCTTCCTCTACGACATGGTCGGCGAGGACGCCAACGGCAAGATCATCGGCCGGCACCGCTCGACCGGCATCGGCCGTCCGAAGTTCTGGGAACGCGCCCGCTATTACGGCGACGAGAAGCGCCTTGCCGCTGCGTTGGACGCGGCGGAAGTCAAGCCGACGACGTGA
- a CDS encoding AAA family ATPase, producing the protein MISYARQTHEEQPEAAPPPVEEHIAPAPRVSVQAFCETVETAAAVQSAGEDRRLGKAHLKIQMGGMAAAVEAYRSAPTPNVIVLESDGRNDLLGGLDQLATVCDAGTRVVVIGRINDVTLYRELVRRGVSDYVLAPVGAIDVVRSICNLFSAPEAKAVGRIIAVVGAKGGVGASTISHNVAWAIARDLAMDAVVADLDLAFGTAGLDYNQDPPQGIADAVFSPDRVDTAFIDRLLSKCTDHLSLLAAPATLDRVYDFGTDAFDSVFDTLRSTMPCIVLDIPHQWSGWTKRALIGADDILIVAAPDLANLRNTKNLFDLLKAARPNDRPPLYCLNQVGVPKRPEIAAAEFAKAIESQPIVSIPFEPQIFGSAANNGQMIAEISANHKSIEMFLQIAQRLTGRSETKKQKSSLFSPLIDKLRGK; encoded by the coding sequence ATGATCAGCTACGCTCGCCAGACACACGAAGAGCAGCCGGAAGCAGCTCCTCCGCCGGTCGAGGAGCATATTGCTCCCGCGCCGCGCGTCTCCGTCCAGGCCTTTTGCGAGACCGTGGAAACTGCTGCCGCGGTCCAGTCGGCCGGCGAGGATCGCCGCCTCGGCAAGGCCCATCTGAAGATCCAGATGGGCGGCATGGCGGCCGCGGTCGAAGCCTACCGCTCGGCTCCCACGCCGAACGTGATCGTGCTCGAGAGCGACGGCCGCAACGACCTCTTGGGCGGGCTCGACCAGCTCGCAACCGTCTGCGACGCCGGCACCCGCGTGGTCGTGATCGGCCGCATCAATGACGTGACTCTCTACCGCGAGCTGGTGCGCCGCGGCGTCAGCGACTATGTGCTCGCGCCGGTCGGCGCGATCGATGTCGTGCGCTCGATCTGCAACCTGTTCTCGGCGCCGGAAGCCAAGGCGGTCGGCCGCATCATCGCCGTGGTCGGCGCCAAGGGCGGCGTCGGGGCTTCCACCATCTCCCACAATGTCGCCTGGGCGATCGCGCGCGACCTCGCAATGGACGCCGTCGTCGCCGATCTCGACCTCGCCTTCGGCACCGCCGGGCTCGACTACAACCAGGATCCGCCGCAGGGCATTGCCGACGCCGTGTTCTCACCCGATCGCGTCGACACCGCCTTTATCGACCGCCTGCTGTCGAAATGCACCGACCATCTCAGCCTGCTGGCGGCGCCGGCGACGCTCGACCGGGTCTATGATTTCGGCACCGACGCATTCGACTCGGTATTCGACACGCTGCGTTCCACCATGCCGTGCATCGTGCTCGACATTCCGCATCAATGGTCGGGCTGGACCAAGCGCGCCTTGATTGGAGCGGATGACATCCTGATCGTGGCCGCTCCCGACCTCGCCAATTTGCGCAACACCAAGAACCTGTTCGATCTGCTGAAGGCCGCGCGTCCCAACGACCGACCGCCGCTCTACTGCCTGAACCAGGTCGGCGTGCCGAAGCGACCCGAAATCGCCGCCGCGGAGTTCGCCAAGGCCATCGAGAGCCAGCCGATCGTCTCGATCCCGTTCGAGCCGCAGATCTTCGGCTCGGCGGCCAACAACGGCCAAATGATCGCGGAGATCTCCGCCAACCACAAGTCGATCGAGATGTTCCTTCAGATCGCCCAGCGCCTGACCGGCCGCAGCGAGACCAAGAAGCAAAAGTCGTCCCTGTTTTCACCCCTGATTGACAAGTTGCGGGGAAAATAA
- a CDS encoding CpaD family pilus assembly protein: MITRPPQLRKRAIRLSGALVGMALALCGCQHDEVLTASIPDDYKQRHPIAVEEQNRSIVVFVGHARGGLTAAQRADVMGVASAWLHEGTGAIRIDVPSGTPNARPVADTMREIQAMLAGAGVPPRGVNIRPYQPEDKRFLPPIRLTYSKIAAVAGPCGLWPEDIGPSMKNKRWFENKDYYNYGCAYQRNLAAMVDNPSDLEQPRPETPSYTARRMTGFEKYRKGLSTSTTYPEADKAKLSDTGK; encoded by the coding sequence ATGATCACAAGACCACCCCAGCTTCGCAAACGCGCCATCCGCCTCAGTGGCGCGCTCGTCGGCATGGCGCTGGCGCTCTGCGGCTGCCAGCACGACGAAGTCCTCACTGCCTCCATTCCCGACGACTACAAGCAGCGCCATCCGATCGCGGTCGAGGAGCAGAACCGATCGATCGTCGTCTTCGTCGGCCATGCCCGCGGCGGATTGACCGCCGCCCAGCGCGCTGACGTGATGGGTGTGGCCTCGGCATGGTTGCACGAAGGTACGGGCGCCATCCGTATCGACGTGCCCTCCGGCACTCCCAACGCGCGTCCGGTCGCGGACACGATGCGTGAAATCCAGGCGATGCTGGCAGGCGCAGGCGTTCCGCCGCGCGGCGTGAACATTCGCCCCTACCAGCCGGAAGACAAACGTTTCCTGCCGCCGATCCGGCTCACCTATTCCAAAATCGCCGCGGTCGCGGGTCCATGCGGCCTGTGGCCGGAGGACATCGGCCCTTCGATGAAGAACAAGAGGTGGTTCGAGAACAAGGACTACTACAATTACGGCTGCGCCTATCAGCGCAACCTCGCGGCGATGGTCGACAATCCGTCGGACCTCGAGCAGCCGCGGCCCGAAACGCCGTCCTACACGGCCCGACGCATGACCGGTTTCGAGAAGTATCGCAAGGGACTCTCGACATCGACCACCTATCCCGAGGCCGACAAGGCCAAACTCAGCGACACCGGCAAATGA
- a CDS encoding type II and III secretion system protein family protein, whose amino-acid sequence MKCRVDLTTMRTSMVRALSFSAAVALALNPVLTPVVAADYRPVASAAADGQMNARFLSLGVGKSIVIDLPRDIKDVLVADPKIANAVVRSAQRAYIIGAAVGQTNIVFFDSAGQQIAAYDIAVKRDLNGVRAALKQVLPNSDIQIDGLGDGIVLTGTAANPLEAQQANDLAARLAGGADKVVNSIVVRGRDQVMLKVTVAEVQRSIVKQLGIDLTANLNYGTSVVSFSNSNPFTALGKNLVDGNNLTTKFGAAPSVQATLRAMETAGVIRTLAEPNLTAISGESATFIAGGEFPVPAGYACDPTTHVCTTQISFKKFGISLNFTPVVLSEGKISLRVMTEVSELSNENAITLSQAVTSTSVNSLTVPSIRTRRAETSLEIPSGGAMAMAGLIQQQTKQAVSGLPGLMQLPILGTLFRSRDFVNNATELVVIVTPYVVRAVAPKDLSRPDDGFAPPADPQAQLIGNINRIYGVPGRTEPAKNYRGTYGFITD is encoded by the coding sequence ATGAAATGCAGGGTGGATTTGACGACGATGCGAACCTCCATGGTCCGCGCCCTGTCGTTTTCGGCCGCTGTCGCGCTGGCGCTCAACCCGGTTCTGACCCCCGTGGTCGCCGCCGATTACCGCCCCGTGGCGTCGGCCGCAGCGGACGGCCAGATGAACGCGCGCTTCCTCTCGCTCGGCGTCGGCAAGTCCATCGTGATCGACCTGCCGCGCGACATCAAGGACGTGCTGGTCGCCGATCCCAAGATCGCCAATGCGGTGGTCCGCTCGGCGCAGCGCGCCTATATCATCGGCGCCGCGGTCGGCCAGACCAATATCGTGTTCTTCGATTCCGCCGGTCAGCAGATTGCGGCCTATGACATCGCGGTCAAGCGCGACCTCAACGGCGTGCGGGCCGCGCTGAAGCAGGTCCTGCCCAATTCAGACATCCAGATCGACGGGCTCGGCGACGGCATCGTCCTGACCGGCACGGCGGCGAACCCGTTGGAAGCGCAGCAGGCCAACGATCTCGCCGCACGCCTGGCCGGCGGCGCCGACAAGGTGGTGAACTCGATCGTGGTCCGCGGCCGCGACCAGGTCATGCTCAAGGTGACGGTGGCCGAGGTCCAGCGCAGCATCGTCAAGCAGCTCGGCATCGACCTGACCGCCAACCTCAACTACGGCACTTCCGTGGTGAGCTTCTCCAACTCGAATCCGTTCACGGCTCTCGGCAAGAACCTCGTGGACGGCAACAATCTGACCACGAAGTTCGGCGCCGCACCGTCGGTGCAGGCCACCCTGCGCGCGATGGAAACCGCGGGGGTGATCCGCACGCTGGCCGAACCGAACCTGACCGCGATCTCCGGTGAATCGGCAACGTTCATCGCCGGCGGTGAATTCCCGGTCCCGGCAGGCTATGCGTGCGATCCCACCACGCATGTCTGTACCACCCAGATCAGCTTCAAGAAGTTCGGCATCTCGCTCAACTTCACCCCCGTGGTGCTGAGCGAAGGCAAGATCAGCCTGCGGGTGATGACCGAGGTTTCCGAGCTTTCGAACGAAAACGCGATCACGCTGTCGCAGGCCGTGACCTCGACGTCAGTGAACTCGCTGACGGTGCCCTCGATCAGGACCCGCCGCGCGGAGACCTCGCTGGAAATTCCCTCCGGCGGCGCTATGGCGATGGCCGGCCTGATCCAGCAGCAGACCAAGCAGGCGGTCAGCGGACTGCCGGGACTGATGCAGCTCCCGATCCTCGGCACGCTGTTCCGCAGCCGCGACTTCGTCAACAACGCGACTGAGCTCGTCGTGATCGTAACGCCCTACGTCGTTCGCGCGGTGGCGCCGAAGGATCTGTCGCGTCCGGATGACGGCTTTGCCCCGCCGGCCGATCCGCAAGCCCAGCTGATCGGCAACATCAACCGGATCTATGGCGTGCCTGGCCGAACCGAACCGGCCAAGAACTACCGCGGCACCTATGGCTTCATCACCGACTGA
- the cpaB gene encoding Flp pilus assembly protein CpaB has protein sequence MNRARIVVLTVAICAGGVAAYLASGSDNSAPPPAPVAQLPTVDVLVAKNDIGLGQTVKPEDVQWQTWPAATASATFIRRNERPEGATQVAGSIARAPFIQGEPIRDQKLVKAEGSGFMAAILPTGMRAISTEISPETGAGGFILPNDRVDVLLTRRLKNPDQSSGAPDVVTSEIILANIRVLAIDQAPKEKDGQNAVVGKTVTLELNPAQTATLSASRQSGTLSLALRSIVDVKMSEITLDDSAQKRDGISIIRYGIPSQTAKAR, from the coding sequence ATGAATAGGGCACGCATTGTCGTCCTGACGGTCGCCATCTGCGCCGGCGGCGTCGCCGCGTACCTGGCGAGCGGCTCGGACAATTCTGCGCCGCCTCCGGCCCCGGTCGCGCAGCTTCCGACCGTCGACGTTCTCGTGGCCAAGAACGACATCGGCCTCGGCCAGACCGTGAAGCCGGAAGACGTGCAATGGCAGACTTGGCCGGCCGCGACCGCCAGCGCCACCTTCATCCGCCGCAACGAGCGTCCCGAAGGCGCGACCCAGGTCGCCGGTTCGATCGCGCGCGCGCCCTTCATTCAGGGCGAACCGATTCGCGACCAGAAGCTGGTCAAGGCCGAGGGTTCCGGTTTCATGGCGGCAATCCTGCCCACCGGCATGCGGGCGATCTCGACCGAGATCTCGCCGGAGACCGGCGCGGGCGGCTTCATCCTGCCCAACGATCGCGTCGACGTCCTGCTCACGCGCCGGCTGAAGAACCCGGACCAGAGCAGCGGCGCCCCCGACGTCGTCACCTCCGAGATCATCCTGGCCAATATCCGCGTCCTCGCCATCGATCAGGCGCCGAAGGAGAAGGACGGCCAGAACGCCGTGGTCGGCAAGACCGTCACCCTCGAGCTCAATCCCGCGCAGACCGCAACGCTTTCGGCGTCCCGCCAAAGCGGCACGCTGTCGCTGGCACTGCGCAGCATCGTCGACGTCAAGATGAGCGAAATCACGCTCGATGACTCCGCGCAGAAGCGGGACGGTATTTCGATCATTCGCTACGGCATTCCAAGTCAGACGGCGAAGGCACGATGA
- a CDS encoding A24 family peptidase, whose translation MILDLARLLLFPALMAFAAASDLFTMTISNRVSLALVAGFFALALAGGMAPYEMLSHVGAGALLLVVAFTCFAMGWVGGGDAKVAASVALWFGFAQLMNFLLYASLFGGALTLLLLQFRQWPLPYGLAGQAWLARLHAKESGIPYGIALAMSALMVYPETEWVKAIDLAHLALR comes from the coding sequence ATGATCCTCGACCTTGCGCGCCTTCTGCTCTTCCCGGCCCTGATGGCGTTCGCCGCCGCGAGCGATCTCTTCACGATGACGATCTCGAACCGTGTGTCGCTGGCGCTGGTCGCCGGCTTCTTCGCACTTGCCCTCGCCGGTGGCATGGCACCTTACGAGATGCTGAGTCATGTCGGTGCCGGCGCGCTTCTCCTGGTCGTGGCCTTCACCTGCTTTGCGATGGGCTGGGTCGGCGGCGGCGACGCCAAGGTCGCGGCCTCGGTCGCGCTCTGGTTCGGGTTCGCGCAGTTGATGAACTTCCTGCTCTACGCCTCGCTGTTCGGCGGCGCGCTGACGCTGCTCCTGCTCCAGTTCCGGCAATGGCCGCTGCCCTACGGGCTGGCGGGTCAGGCCTGGCTCGCGCGGCTGCACGCCAAGGAGAGCGGCATCCCCTACGGCATCGCGCTCGCCATGAGCGCGCTGATGGTCTACCCGGAGACCGAATGGGTGAAGGCGATCGACCTCGCCCACCTCGCACTGCGCTGA
- a CDS encoding Flp family type IVb pilin produces the protein MKNLIARFAKDESGATAIEYGLIAAGIALAIITVVNNLGTTLNTKFTSISTSLK, from the coding sequence ATGAAGAACTTGATTGCACGTTTCGCGAAGGATGAATCCGGCGCCACCGCCATCGAATACGGTCTGATCGCCGCCGGCATCGCGCTGGCCATCATCACCGTCGTCAACAATCTCGGCACCACGCTGAACACCAAGTTCACCTCGATCAGCACGTCGCTGAAGTAA
- a CDS encoding sterol desaturase family protein: protein MSSLPMLVALMLGETIVKVIPVTFALAAVFTVLEHFWACNPGAPWWRKREIITDICYWFFVPVFARTMRIGLLIVGASAIFNIHDADGLIAFYDNGHGPLAQLPLWVQALLFLMLSDFMLYWLHRLFHDGGFWKYHAVHHSSEEIGWISAARFHPVNLMLGTISVDVVLLMAGISPNVMIWVGPFTTFHSAFVHANLNWTFGPFKYLLATPVFHRWHHTSLEEGGNTNFAGTFPIWDVLFGTFRMPAGQLPQDYGKDEATMPKEFGGQLAYPFRR from the coding sequence ATGTCGAGCCTGCCCATGCTAGTCGCCTTGATGCTCGGTGAGACCATCGTGAAGGTGATCCCGGTCACCTTCGCGCTCGCGGCCGTCTTCACCGTGCTCGAGCATTTCTGGGCCTGCAATCCCGGCGCACCGTGGTGGCGCAAGCGGGAGATCATCACCGACATCTGTTACTGGTTCTTCGTTCCGGTGTTCGCCCGCACCATGCGGATCGGACTTCTGATCGTCGGCGCCAGCGCCATCTTCAATATCCACGATGCCGACGGGCTCATCGCCTTCTACGACAACGGCCACGGCCCGCTGGCGCAGCTGCCCCTGTGGGTGCAGGCCCTGCTATTCCTGATGCTGTCTGATTTCATGCTGTATTGGCTGCACCGGCTTTTCCATGACGGCGGCTTCTGGAAGTACCACGCCGTCCATCATTCGTCGGAGGAGATCGGGTGGATTTCCGCGGCCCGCTTCCATCCCGTCAATCTCATGCTCGGGACGATCAGCGTCGACGTCGTGCTGCTGATGGCCGGCATCTCCCCGAACGTCATGATCTGGGTCGGCCCGTTCACCACCTTCCATTCGGCCTTCGTGCACGCCAATCTGAACTGGACCTTCGGGCCGTTCAAATATTTGCTGGCAACGCCGGTATTCCACCGTTGGCACCACACCTCGCTCGAAGAGGGTGGCAACACCAATTTCGCCGGGACGTTCCCGATCTGGGACGTGCTGTTTGGCACCTTCCGCATGCCGGCGGGGCAGCTGCCGCAGGACTACGGCAAGGACGAAGCGACCATGCCGAAGGAGTTCGGGGGCCAACTGGCCTATCCGTTCCGCCGCTAG
- a CDS encoding pilus assembly protein N-terminal domain-containing protein, which translates to MRKELLRRHARVCLLVAAAVLASPAAGLAEPTADTIAVNVDQAKLVRLPGKVATIVVGNPLIADVTLQPGGMIVVTGKGYGATNFIALDRSGEILVDRQIQVEGPSDRLVTVYRGIERESYSCVPICQRRVTLGDSDAYFNNTMSQAGSLSSNASGNAGAGTKSN; encoded by the coding sequence ATGCGTAAAGAATTGCTGCGCCGTCATGCGCGCGTCTGTCTTCTGGTTGCCGCCGCAGTGCTGGCATCGCCGGCTGCCGGCCTCGCCGAGCCCACCGCCGACACCATCGCCGTCAATGTCGACCAGGCCAAGCTGGTGCGGCTGCCTGGCAAGGTCGCGACCATCGTGGTCGGCAATCCCCTGATCGCGGACGTCACCCTCCAGCCCGGCGGCATGATCGTCGTGACCGGCAAGGGCTACGGTGCCACCAATTTCATCGCGCTCGACCGGAGCGGCGAGATTCTGGTCGACCGCCAGATCCAGGTCGAGGGTCCGAGCGACCGGCTCGTCACCGTCTATCGCGGGATCGAGCGCGAATCCTACAGCTGCGTGCCGATTTGCCAGCGTCGTGTGACGCTCGGCGACAGCGACGCCTACTTCAACAACACGATGAGCCAGGCCGGTTCGCTGAGCAGCAATGCCAGCGGCAACGCCGGTGCGGGCACCAAGTCCAACTAG
- a CDS encoding TadE/TadG family type IV pilus assembly protein: MPSLPPTRFTLRTALSRFHGSRRGSAAVEFALVAPIFFALLFAIIETALVFFAGQVLETVTQNSARAILTGQAQAQGGSVAACQTTPNVVAACDQTTFKTYVCSQIPALFDCSKLYVDVVSTSSFTALNLTSYGDSCNFNPTGVQYNPGSSSQVVVVRMFYQWPLFVTGLGYNIGCSSKRLLVATAAFKNEPF, encoded by the coding sequence ATGCCATCGCTTCCGCCTACGAGGTTCACGCTCCGGACAGCGCTATCCCGGTTTCATGGCAGCCGCCGCGGCTCCGCGGCGGTCGAGTTCGCGCTGGTCGCTCCGATTTTCTTCGCGCTGCTGTTCGCCATCATCGAGACGGCGCTGGTGTTCTTCGCAGGCCAGGTGCTCGAGACCGTCACCCAGAATTCCGCGCGTGCCATTCTGACCGGCCAGGCGCAAGCGCAGGGCGGCTCGGTGGCAGCCTGTCAGACCACGCCCAACGTGGTCGCGGCGTGCGATCAGACCACGTTCAAGACCTATGTCTGCAGCCAGATCCCGGCGCTCTTCGATTGCAGCAAGCTTTACGTCGACGTGGTGAGTACCAGTTCCTTCACAGCGCTGAACCTCACCAGTTACGGCGATTCCTGCAACTTCAATCCGACCGGCGTGCAATACAATCCCGGCAGTTCCAGCCAGGTCGTCGTGGTGCGGATGTTCTATCAGTGGCCGCTCTTCGTCACCGGCCTCGGCTACAACATCGGTTGCAGCAGCAAGCGACTGCTGGTCGCGACCGCTGCCTTCAAAAACGAACCCTTCTGA